A stretch of DNA from Pseudomonadales bacterium:
CGCCACCGACCAGGTAATCCCAGTAGTCGCGGCTGATTGAGGCCCGTGCTTTCCTGACGATTTCATGCAGAGTATTGAACTGGGTCATGGGCTCACGCTCACAGGCCTGCTGGATTGTAATGCCGGGATGCTATCACGCCGCATCGTATATCTGAGACGCCGAGACTTGATCGAATGCTCCCCTGTAGAATGCCCGCTCTACAGAAATCCAGGAGCAAACCGATGGCAATCGTGATCGCAGGAGCGGGACATGCCGCAGGCCAGGCGGCAGCCAGTCTCAGACAGGAAGGCTACACCGACGAGATCATTCTGATCGGCGACGAGCCTTATGTTCCCTACCAGCGTCCGCCACTGTCGAAACAATACCTCTCCGGTGAACAAGGGATCGAACGTGTCTATCTGCGGCCGGAGAAGTTCTACACCGACAACAATATCAGCGTGAAAACCAGCACCCGGGTAACCGCGATCGATACCGCCGTGCATACGGTCAGTACCGACAAAGGGGAGACCATCACATACGAAAAACTGCTCATCGCCACCGGTGGTCGACCGCGCAAGCTCAGCATTCCGGGCAGTGATCAGAAAGGCATCCACTATCTGCGCTCGATAGAGGATGTGGACGGAATCCGGGCTGAGATGGCACCGGGCAGGAAACTCGTGATCGTCGGCGGGGGATACATCGGCCTGGAAGTTGCGTCGGTCGCGGTCACCAGCGGCCTCGAAGTCCACGTGCTGGAAATGGAAGCGCGCATCCTGCAGCGGGTCACCACACCCACCATGTCCGGCTACTACCATGAGCTGCACAGCAGCCGGGGCGTCAATATCCACACCTCCACCATGGTCAGCGGCTTCGGTGGTTCCGGACAGGTGACCTCAGTGCAGTGCGGCGAGCAGTCCTTTTCCGCCGACATCGTGATCGTGGGGATCGGCATCGTGCCCAACATCGAGGTGGCCCAGGCAGCCGGGATCGACTGCGGCAACGGTATTCTCGTGGACGACCACTGCCGGACATCGGCTCCGGACGTGTACGCGGCAGGGGACTGCACCTTCCATCCCAATGCACTGCTCGGACGCAGCCTGCGACTCGAATCCGTACCGAATGCGATGGATCAGGCCCGGGTAGCCGCAGCAAACATCTGTGGCGGAGACAAGGTCTACGCCACCATCCCCTGGTTCTGGTCCGATCAGTACGAACTCAAGCTGCAGATGCTCGGCTTCTCAGCGGATGGTGACACCCAGATTGTGCGCGGTGATATGGCCGCCAATCAGTTCGCCGTTTTCTATCTGAAAGATGGCAGGGTCGTCGCAGCCGACGCTGTTAACAGTCCGAAGGAGTTCATGATCTGCAAGCAGCTGATCGGCAAACCCGTCGACCCGGCGGTTCTGGCAGATCCGGACGCGGACCTGAAGTCCCTGCTGAAATGACGGTACGGCTCCCGCCATGGCACATTGAGGGAGAAAAGTCGGTGTCTAGGTGGATGTCCTGATGTCCACGGACCGCAGCGACACTGACAATATTGTCAGTAGCAGGTGGGTACGTCTCCTCCTCTCCCCATCCGCCTGCCTACACGGCGCCGGGTCGCAAGATCCGGCGTTTTTTTTGCCTGTTCGCAGTCGCCAGAGGCTCCCTGGTGGCCTGCAACCAGCATTTCCGGACCGCTACAGCCCCAGAACCTGCTTGGCGATGATGTTGTGCTGCACTTCGCTGGTACCTCCAGCGATCGTGTAGCCCCGGTGATGGAAGAGGCCGGAAGCCAGATATTCCGCGAAGTCCGGACCCACAGGACGCTCAGCAGATCCTGAGTCCATCGGCACAGCCCAGTAGCCGGCGAGGGTGAGCAGGGCTTCGTCCATGGCCTGCACCAGCTGACTGCCTTTGAGCTTGAGCATCGAAGGCTCCGCCCCGATGCGTCCGCCTCGATCCGCCTCGGTGAGGATACGCAGGCTCGTAGCCTCGAGAGCGTCCAGCCGCAGGTTGAGTTCCGCCAGCCGTCGACGGCTCTCCGGATCCACACCGGGCGACTGCCCCAGGATCAGTTCCCGCAGGCGGCCGAGCAGACGGCGGTTTTCCGCCACCCGTGACACCATCAGGCGCTCATCGCCGAGCAGACTCTTGGCGACGGTCCAGCCCCGGTTCTCCTCGCCGAGACGATTCATCACCGGGACCCGTACCCCATCGAAAAACACCTGATTCCACAACCGTTTGCCGTTGAAGGCCAGCAGCGGCTCAACGCTTACCCCGGGAGAGGTCATATCGATGAGCAGAAAGCTGATGCCCTTCTGGGGCTGTGCCGTCGGATCCGTGCGCACCAGAGCAAAGATCCAGTCCGCCACTTCCGCCGCGCTCGTCCAGATCTTCTGCCCGCTCACCAGGTAGTCATCGCCTTCGCGCCGCGCCCGGGTGCGTACCGAAGCCAGGTCCGATCCGGCCTGGGGCTCCGAATAGCCCTGACACCACCACATGTCTGCATTGAGGATCCGCGGGAGAAACGTCTGCTGCTGGGCCACAGAGCCATAGCGGATGATGGCCGGCCCCACCATGTTGAATCCGAATCCGGAAAGCACCGGTGCGTGCGCCTCCCGGCAGGCGACATCGAACAGATGGCGTTCGACCAGCGACCACCCTGTGCCGCCATGTTCGACCGGCCAGTGCGGGGCCGCCCAGCCGCGGGCGTTGAGTGTGCGGGTCCAGTGCTGCTGATCGTCCTTACTGATGGACCTGCCGAGTTTCACCCGCCGGGCGAGTTCGCTCGGCAGTTCCCGGCTGAGAAAATCTTCGAACTGATCACGCAGCTCGAGCTGCCGGCTGGTCAGTGAAATTTTCAACGTCCCGCTTCCTCAGACACTCGCGGCGAGCACTCTGGAGATCTGACACAGATCCCGACCGCTCTCTTCCCGCCACTGATTGAATGCGGCCTGCACCTGGGCCAGCGCCCTCTTACTGGTGGGCTCCCTGTCAATCACACGCTGCAGCTTCAGAGCAGTCACCACATCCTGGGCCAGAACCGGCGTGTCCTTACCCACGAAACGGAGAAAGTAACGTCCTGTCTGACCCCCGAGCCGGTCACCCCGCCGTTTCAGCTCCGCCCACAGCCCGGTGATGTCTGCCCCGGGCCAGTCGGCAAGATAGGCGCCGAAGCTGCCGTGACTTTCCCGGACCTCGAGGATGAAGCCGGCATTTCTGCGCACGCTCGCAAGCTTGCTGCGATTCTTCACGACCCGGTCATCCCGCATGAGCTGCTCCAGACGTTCATCGCTGAGCATCGCGCAGGTACTTACATCGAAGGCATCGAATGCTTCCTCAAAACCCGGCCACTTGCGTTCGATGATCTGCCATACGAAGCCGGCTCGGAAGACACAGGCCGTCATCTCCGACAGATAACGATCGTCTTTTCTGCGTTTGAGACTGCGCGCACT
This window harbors:
- a CDS encoding DNA-3-methyladenine glycosylase I produces the protein MESFDSIFQRAAERKGGTAALEELLPEAASARSLKRRKDDRYLSEMTACVFRAGFVWQIIERKWPGFEEAFDAFDVSTCAMLSDERLEQLMRDDRVVKNRSKLASVRRNAGFILEVRESHGSFGAYLADWPGADITGLWAELKRRGDRLGGQTGRYFLRFVGKDTPVLAQDVVTALKLQRVIDREPTSKRALAQVQAAFNQWREESGRDLCQISRVLAASV
- a CDS encoding FAD-dependent oxidoreductase; protein product: MAIVIAGAGHAAGQAAASLRQEGYTDEIILIGDEPYVPYQRPPLSKQYLSGEQGIERVYLRPEKFYTDNNISVKTSTRVTAIDTAVHTVSTDKGETITYEKLLIATGGRPRKLSIPGSDQKGIHYLRSIEDVDGIRAEMAPGRKLVIVGGGYIGLEVASVAVTSGLEVHVLEMEARILQRVTTPTMSGYYHELHSSRGVNIHTSTMVSGFGGSGQVTSVQCGEQSFSADIVIVGIGIVPNIEVAQAAGIDCGNGILVDDHCRTSAPDVYAAGDCTFHPNALLGRSLRLESVPNAMDQARVAAANICGGDKVYATIPWFWSDQYELKLQMLGFSADGDTQIVRGDMAANQFAVFYLKDGRVVAADAVNSPKEFMICKQLIGKPVDPAVLADPDADLKSLLK
- a CDS encoding acyl-CoA dehydrogenase family protein; the protein is MKISLTSRQLELRDQFEDFLSRELPSELARRVKLGRSISKDDQQHWTRTLNARGWAAPHWPVEHGGTGWSLVERHLFDVACREAHAPVLSGFGFNMVGPAIIRYGSVAQQQTFLPRILNADMWWCQGYSEPQAGSDLASVRTRARREGDDYLVSGQKIWTSAAEVADWIFALVRTDPTAQPQKGISFLLIDMTSPGVSVEPLLAFNGKRLWNQVFFDGVRVPVMNRLGEENRGWTVAKSLLGDERLMVSRVAENRRLLGRLRELILGQSPGVDPESRRRLAELNLRLDALEATSLRILTEADRGGRIGAEPSMLKLKGSQLVQAMDEALLTLAGYWAVPMDSGSAERPVGPDFAEYLASGLFHHRGYTIAGGTSEVQHNIIAKQVLGL